From Spirosoma aerolatum, one genomic window encodes:
- a CDS encoding PqqD family protein: MKLKKSVAISENGFVFNASRGDSFSTNPSGTQILDWLRLGKTDGEMKALLLAQYEIDEATCE; the protein is encoded by the coding sequence ATGAAACTCAAAAAAAGCGTTGCCATTAGCGAAAATGGGTTTGTCTTCAACGCATCGCGAGGAGACTCCTTTTCGACAAACCCATCCGGAACCCAAATTCTGGACTGGCTCAGGCTGGGCAAAACAGATGGTGAGATGAAGGCCCTGTTACTGGCTCAGTATGAAATTGATGAAGCCACCTGCGAGTAA